GGGCGGCTCCTTGCGCGCCGCACCACCGGGCGCCCCGGACGCCCCGGACGCCCCTGACGCACCGGGCGTGGGCGTCACCGGCGTCAGGGGAGCGCTCGCGTGCGCGGGCGCGACGCCCGCGCAGGCCACGAGCGCGGTCGCCGCCAGGGCCACCAGGGCGCGCCGGGTCCGCGGCCGCGGCGCCCCCGGACCCCGGTCGGCGCGTGTCACGAGGGGCGCGGCCGCGGCCGACACCTCGGTTGTGGCCGTCATCGGCACGTCCCTTCCCCCGGGCACGGTCACTGCGCGGCGACCGGACCGCGCATCCGGTCGCTCATCCACTTCAGGTCACCGCCGTTGAACAGGGTGTCCGTGTACTTGTAGCCGTCGTGGCCGCCCTCGAAGGAGGTCACCCGGGTCTCTATCGGGCCCTTGGTGATCTCCTGGCGGAGCTTGTCGAGCGCCGCGACCTCCTGCTTCGGCTCCTTCGTGCCCATGATGAAGGAGATGTGGACCTTGAGGCCGGTCGTGGGGCCGGTCGAGGGGCCGGTCGTGGCACCGGTCGAAGGGCTGCTCTTGGGCGTGCTCTTGGGGCTGCTCTTGGAGCCGGCCTTGGCGCTGCTCGACGGGCTGCTCGTGGGGCCGCCCGCCCCGCCGCTCTTCTTGATCAGCTGTTCGGCCAGCCAGGACGGGCTGTTCTCCTGCTTCTCCTTCGCATGGCCGTTCCACAGCGGCGAGTCGGGCGCCGCGTCCGGACCGCCCGCGATCGCCACGCTGAACCGGTCGGGGTACTGGAGCACCATCTTCATGCCCACGTAGCCGCCGGAGGAGGAACCGAAGAAGCCCCAGCCCTTCGGGTCGGCGTACGTACGGAAGTTCTCCCGCACCAGGTCGGGGACGTCATCCGAGATCCAGGTGCCCATCTTCGGCTGCCCCGGTATGTCACTGCCGTCGTAGTACGTGTCCTTGTCCGCGTTCAGGACCGGCATGATCACGATGAACGGCAGGCTCTCACCCTTGTCGGCGGCCTCCCCGATCCGCTCCTGCAGACGGAACTCCTTGGAGAAGAAGTAGTTGGTCGGGTAGCCCACGGCGCCCGGCAGGGCCATCAGGACGGGGAAGGCACTGTTCTTGTACTCGGGCCGGTCGTACTGCTTCGGCACCCAGGCCCACACCCGGCCGGTGAAACCGGACTTCGGCCCCTTCAGGTCGACGTGCACCACCCGGGTCCCGTCCGCCAGCGTCCGCTGCGGGTCCCACGAACGCGGGTTGGTCGGCATCCGGACATCACTGGCGGCCTTGCTCTCCCCGGGCTTCGCCGACTGCCCGGAATCCTTCGGCGCGAAGGAGACGGGATCGCCGTCGCTGGAACAGCCGGACAGCGCCGCGACGGCGGACAGGACGAGGGCCGCGCAGAGCGTGGCGGAACGGTGTTTCACTCGGACTCCGGGGCAGACGTACGGTTCTCGAACACGGATCTCGAACGGATCTCGCTGCTATAGATCGATACGGCGACATATCGGTTCCATCGAACCG
The window above is part of the Streptomyces sp. NBC_00536 genome. Proteins encoded here:
- a CDS encoding alpha/beta hydrolase, with the protein product MKHRSATLCAALVLSAVAALSGCSSDGDPVSFAPKDSGQSAKPGESKAASDVRMPTNPRSWDPQRTLADGTRVVHVDLKGPKSGFTGRVWAWVPKQYDRPEYKNSAFPVLMALPGAVGYPTNYFFSKEFRLQERIGEAADKGESLPFIVIMPVLNADKDTYYDGSDIPGQPKMGTWISDDVPDLVRENFRTYADPKGWGFFGSSSGGYVGMKMVLQYPDRFSVAIAGGPDAAPDSPLWNGHAKEKQENSPSWLAEQLIKKSGGAGGPTSSPSSSAKAGSKSSPKSTPKSSPSTGATTGPSTGPTTGLKVHISFIMGTKEPKQEVAALDKLRQEITKGPIETRVTSFEGGHDGYKYTDTLFNGGDLKWMSDRMRGPVAAQ